The following DNA comes from Caulobacter sp. X.
TCAGCTGGCCATTGGTGTCCAGCGGGACGACGACAGCCAGGACGACGACCACCGCCGCCAGCGCGAAGATCGCATAGCGCGCCGGCGCGGAAGCCACGACGCGGCCGAACAGGCCTTCGCCGAGGTCCGATGCCCCCTTGATGTTCATCGTCAGTACGACCCTGGTGATGTCAGTCGATCGAGGCGCCCCGCGATCGTGTCGATATCGAGCGCGGCCACGCTGCCCGGCGCGGCGCCGACCACGGGCTCGCCGCGCGCGGCCGACTCGGCCAGCGCCTCGTCATAGTGGACGACGCCGATGAAGCGTTCGGGCGCGTGGGCGGCGATGAAGTCGGCGATGTCGCGGCTGAGACGACGGCGCGGATCGACCTGATTCAGAATGCCGAAGGTGTCGGGACGCTCCGAAATCGGGCGCAGCATCAGGCCTTCGCGATAGGTCGGCACCAGGGCCATCGAGCCGGCGTCGGCCAGCAGGACGATCAGCTTCAGGTCGGCCAGCGCCTCAAGGCGCTCCTGCATGCGGCCTTCGCCCGGCGTGGTGTCGGCGATGACGATCTCGTCGGGGGAGCGGGCCAGGCCGGCGAGGGATTCCGCCAGGGTCTCCTCGACCAGCAGATCCTTCATGCGAAGACGTTCGGCGGTGCTGGCCTCG
Coding sequences within:
- the bcsQ gene encoding cellulose biosynthesis protein BcsQ, producing the protein MVLVVVSSPKGGVGKTTLVANLAVALRRRGRQVTAVDFDSQNALRFLLAPNHEGDLGVARCTARGLPWSAALVSGVDGVRVAPYGEASTAERLRMKDLLVEETLAESLAGLARSPDEIVIADTTPGEGRMQERLEALADLKLIVLLADAGSMALVPTYREGLMLRPISERPDTFGILNQVDPRRRLSRDIADFIAAHAPERFIGVVHYDEALAESAARGEPVVGAAPGSVAALDIDTIAGRLDRLTSPGSY